In a single window of the Gemmatimonadota bacterium genome:
- a CDS encoding CocE/NonD family hydrolase, whose translation MRHRRWDCSASLILIALLLGPWQVARGQTAPAAPRYVKLVDTLIAMRDGIRLHTSIWVPEQSSGKLPIILTRTPYGIDGADGRFRGSYRELAADGYAFAFQDLRGHYGSEGVFVMQRPPRDRKDPKAIDEGSDAWDTMEWLIHRTPNNNGRVGMLGVSYDGWTTVQALMDPHPAFRAASPQASPADMWMGDDFHHQGAFRLAYGFEYAYMMESGKESQQFPFNRADTYSWYLDLGPLSRVQPEFFKGKIPTWTDYAAHPDYDAFWQKQAAVPYLNHPVTVPTLNVAGWWDQEDFYGPVAIYREMERHDSKNLNFLVVGPWNHGGWGGTGQKLGAIDFGAATGDWYRNEVQRPFFACHLKESGIGCTPAEATLFRSGVNRWETSATFPRKEGVTATPLYLGPHGTLTFTRPTAAAAADSFVSDPANPVPYRKRPIQPTYGPGSLWRTWLLEDQRFVEGRPDVLTWQTGVLDREITISGEIAAKLFASTSGSDADWIVKLIDVYPDSLGPQMGGFQLMVANDALRGRYLESFSKPRALVPNKVEKFTVDLHTQEYTFGKGHRIMVQIQSSWFPVIDRNPQRYVPNIFAATAADFRKATHAIQRSAASPTHIVMPIVN comes from the coding sequence ATGCGCCATCGTCGGTGGGATTGTAGCGCGAGCCTGATACTCATTGCATTGCTGCTGGGCCCGTGGCAGGTGGCGCGCGGTCAGACCGCGCCGGCCGCCCCACGCTACGTCAAGCTGGTCGATACCCTCATCGCGATGCGTGACGGCATCCGATTGCACACCTCGATCTGGGTGCCGGAGCAGAGCAGTGGGAAGCTCCCGATCATCCTCACCCGCACGCCGTATGGCATCGATGGCGCCGATGGCAGATTCCGTGGTTCGTATCGCGAGCTCGCCGCCGACGGCTACGCTTTCGCCTTCCAGGACCTGCGCGGTCACTACGGCAGCGAAGGCGTCTTCGTGATGCAGCGCCCGCCGCGCGATCGGAAGGATCCCAAGGCCATCGATGAAGGAAGCGATGCCTGGGACACGATGGAATGGCTCATTCATCGCACCCCGAACAACAACGGCCGGGTGGGCATGCTGGGCGTGTCGTATGATGGCTGGACCACGGTGCAGGCCCTGATGGATCCGCATCCCGCCTTCCGCGCCGCGTCACCACAGGCGTCGCCGGCGGATATGTGGATGGGTGACGACTTCCATCATCAGGGTGCGTTCCGCCTGGCCTACGGCTTCGAGTACGCTTACATGATGGAATCGGGGAAGGAATCGCAGCAGTTCCCCTTCAACCGCGCCGACACCTACAGCTGGTACCTCGACCTCGGGCCGCTGTCGCGGGTGCAGCCGGAGTTCTTCAAGGGGAAGATCCCGACCTGGACCGACTACGCCGCGCATCCGGACTACGACGCCTTCTGGCAGAAGCAGGCGGCCGTGCCGTATCTCAATCATCCGGTCACCGTCCCGACGCTGAATGTGGCGGGGTGGTGGGACCAGGAAGACTTCTACGGACCAGTCGCCATCTATCGCGAGATGGAAAGGCACGACAGCAAGAATCTCAACTTCCTGGTGGTGGGGCCGTGGAACCACGGTGGCTGGGGCGGCACCGGCCAGAAACTCGGCGCGATCGATTTCGGCGCCGCGACGGGCGACTGGTATCGCAACGAGGTGCAGCGCCCGTTCTTCGCCTGCCACCTCAAGGAGAGCGGCATCGGCTGCACGCCGGCCGAGGCGACGCTGTTCCGGAGCGGCGTGAATCGCTGGGAGACGAGCGCCACTTTCCCGCGGAAGGAGGGCGTGACCGCGACGCCGCTCTACCTCGGCCCGCACGGCACCCTCACCTTCACACGGCCGACAGCCGCCGCTGCAGCGGACTCGTTCGTCTCGGATCCGGCGAATCCGGTCCCGTATCGGAAGCGGCCGATCCAGCCGACCTACGGCCCCGGCTCGCTCTGGCGGACCTGGCTCCTTGAGGATCAGCGCTTCGTCGAGGGGCGCCCGGATGTGCTCACCTGGCAGACCGGGGTCCTCGATCGGGAGATCACCATCAGCGGCGAGATTGCGGCGAAGCTCTTCGCCTCGACTTCCGGCAGCGATGCCGACTGGATCGTGAAGCTCATCGACGTCTACCCTGACTCGCTCGGCCCCCAGATGGGCGGCTTCCAGCTCATGGTCGCCAATGATGCGCTGCGTGGTCGCTACCTGGAGTCGTTCTCGAAACCGCGTGCGCTGGTACCCAACAAGGTCGAGAAGTTCACCGTCGACCTGCACACGCAGGAGTACACTTTCGGGAAGGGCCACCGGATCATGGTCCAGATCCAGAGCAGCTGGTTCCCGGTGATCGACCGGAATCCGCAACGCTACGTCCCCAATATCTTCGCGGCCACGGCGGCTGATTTCCGGAAGGCGACCCACGCGATCCAGCGGAGCGCGGCGAGTCCGACGCATATTGTGATGCCGATCGTGAACTGA
- a CDS encoding ankyrin repeat domain-containing protein produces the protein MFDDLLDACRRNDLERVRSLVAADPTLLMHQAPTGETPLLAALYAGSGETTGWLREQHWPRNAFEAAAVDDVARLQELLDSDPQVADTFSADGWSPLHLAAFFGARLTAELLLARGADHRLLSRNHMANTPLHAALAAKRLSLAELLLAAGADPSISAAGWTPLALAEGNHFEAGAALVRDALRARGMM, from the coding sequence ATGTTCGACGACCTGCTCGACGCGTGTCGGCGGAATGATTTGGAGCGTGTGCGTTCGCTCGTCGCCGCCGACCCCACATTGCTGATGCACCAGGCGCCCACCGGCGAAACGCCCCTGCTCGCGGCCCTCTATGCGGGAAGCGGCGAGACGACCGGGTGGCTGCGGGAACAACACTGGCCGCGAAACGCCTTTGAGGCGGCGGCCGTAGATGATGTCGCACGACTTCAGGAATTGCTCGACTCTGACCCGCAGGTCGCCGATACCTTCTCGGCAGACGGCTGGTCTCCCTTGCACCTTGCCGCCTTCTTCGGCGCCCGCCTCACGGCGGAGCTCCTGCTGGCGCGTGGTGCCGACCACCGACTCCTTTCAAGAAACCACATGGCCAATACCCCGCTCCACGCTGCCCTCGCTGCCAAGCGCCTCTCCCTCGCCGAGCTCCTGCTCGCGGCAGGGGCCGACCCCTCGATCTCAGCGGCAGGCTGGACGCCGCTCGCCCTCGCCGAAGGGAATCACTTCGAAGCGGGGGCAGCACTGGTCCGGGACGCCCTGCGCGCACGGGGGATGATGTGA
- the rho gene encoding transcription termination factor Rho, whose protein sequence is MSDPRGKPPRRRGGRGRGRRTGQTGEHPIQNGGGAGAALETPRGGNGGNGGARIEVSGVLEFTEKGGGFLRQRSASYLPSPGDVFVPQSIIQRHKLRPGDEVAGEAIPQNGRAPALASVTTIFGFDPVTLEGRQDFGRLPAIHPTQQLKLSPKEGIKRGGDLTAPLIDLLAPLGKGQRCLVVAPAKAGKTTLLTTIARGIVTNYPDATVYILLADERPEEVTEMEMAGAGEVIASSFDHGASRHVAMAEMTLERARRRVELGQDVVIILDSLTRLARAYNNIDRGSGRTLSGGIGAEAMERPKKFFGSARMVEPSKGGGSLTIIATALIDTGSRGDEVIFEEFKGTGNSEIVLSRELAERRIFPAIDVAASGTRREELLLPKDQLERSHQMRQAVADLSPNKAVETVRELIARGI, encoded by the coding sequence GTGAGCGATCCTCGCGGGAAGCCGCCGCGGCGGCGGGGTGGTCGTGGTCGGGGGCGTCGGACCGGGCAGACGGGCGAGCATCCGATCCAGAACGGCGGCGGAGCGGGCGCGGCACTCGAGACGCCGCGAGGCGGCAACGGAGGCAATGGGGGCGCCCGAATCGAGGTGAGCGGCGTACTCGAGTTCACCGAGAAGGGCGGTGGTTTCCTGCGGCAGCGTTCCGCCTCCTACCTGCCCTCACCGGGCGACGTCTTCGTACCACAGTCGATCATCCAGCGCCACAAACTCCGCCCAGGCGACGAGGTCGCCGGTGAAGCGATCCCGCAGAACGGCCGGGCACCAGCGCTGGCGAGTGTCACGACGATCTTCGGATTCGATCCCGTCACGCTGGAGGGTCGCCAGGATTTCGGCCGGCTCCCGGCGATTCACCCCACGCAACAGCTCAAGCTCTCCCCCAAGGAAGGGATCAAGCGGGGTGGCGATCTGACCGCACCGTTGATCGACCTGCTCGCCCCCCTTGGCAAGGGACAGCGCTGCCTCGTGGTCGCGCCTGCGAAGGCCGGCAAGACGACGCTGCTCACCACCATCGCCCGCGGCATCGTCACCAACTATCCCGATGCCACGGTCTACATCCTCCTCGCCGATGAACGGCCCGAGGAAGTGACCGAAATGGAGATGGCGGGTGCTGGCGAAGTGATCGCATCATCGTTCGACCACGGCGCCTCGCGACACGTTGCGATGGCCGAGATGACCCTCGAGCGTGCGCGGCGCCGAGTCGAGCTGGGGCAGGATGTCGTCATCATCCTGGATTCGCTGACCCGTCTCGCGCGCGCTTACAACAACATTGATCGGGGCTCAGGGCGCACGCTCTCTGGCGGTATCGGTGCCGAAGCGATGGAACGCCCGAAGAAGTTCTTCGGCAGCGCCCGGATGGTGGAACCGTCGAAGGGTGGTGGTTCGCTCACGATCATTGCGACCGCGCTGATCGATACCGGTTCACGCGGCGACGAAGTGATCTTCGAGGAATTCAAGGGGACCGGCAATTCCGAAATCGTGCTGAGCCGTGAACTGGCCGAGCGACGGATCTTCCCGGCGATCGACGTGGCGGCGAGCGGGACGCGGCGCGAGGAATTGCTGCTGCCGAAGGATCAGCTGGAGCGTTCGCACCAGATGCGGCAGGCCGTGGCGGATCTTTCGCCCAACAAGGCGGTCGAGACGGTGCGGGAGCTGATCGCGCGAGGGATCTGA
- a CDS encoding glycosyl hydrolase yields MQRSQVIVRVVATAALLSFDGATLSAQQPASPPRRGQTAPVVAPRKTPTDSMKRPAGAARPDTTRRDSTRAPRSDSTRAEGSDTTPGRGIAGALAALLKPRLIGPATTGGRISAISVHPENPGIIYIGVASGGVFKTDNGGATWSPIFDRQASYSIGAVVVDPKNPSTVWVGTGENNSQRSVAYGDGVYRSDDAGKSWKRMGLEKSEHIARIVIDPRNSDVVYVAAQGPLWADGGERGLYKTTDGGKTWSSLITVSERTGVTDVVMDPRNPDVLIAATWQRRRHFYTLINGGPESALYRSTDAGKSWKKLTSGLPSGTLGRIGLAISPKDPSVVYATVESAPGDGGIFRSNDGGITWEKRSSYTAQPMYYATLFADPFNSQRLYSMDVQTQVSDDGGANWRTLGERSKHSDNHSLWVDPRLPEHYLNGNDGGLYQTWDGGKSWIFFANLPITQMYDVDVSTNGPFYMVCGGTQDNNSLCGPAASRNTSGILNSDWFVTNGGDGFVSRIDPQDPNTVYAESQNAGMVRFDLRTGEAIGIQPSEARGEAPSRWNWDTPIIISPHSHTRLYTASQRLYRSDDRGNSWKPVSADLTRALDRNKLPVMGKVWGPDAVAKNQSTAFYSNISQIAESQKQEGLLYVGTDDGLIQVSEDGGTNWRKADSIPGVPSNAYIQRLITSRHDAKTVFVAVNNHQNGDFNPYLLKSTDAGRSWVSIAGDLPKRGTVYTMAEDHVDPKLLFAGTEFGAWISRDGGAHWNKIPGLPTIQVRDMVIQRSEDDLVLGTFGRGIYVVDDYSRVRDVTTESLAAAASLYPVKDATSFVRRGPFGGGGKGSQGEGLYTANNKDYGVQLTYSLKETLWTSKKDKRLEAQRAAERAGKPISYPSAEDFIAEAEEEPVVLGASIADASGRVWRVLTLSGSRGMHRVTWDMRGALDAPGDGQTSGGGGGGGGGGGGGGGGGGGGGFGGGAGGAPVPPGKYTVTLVRREKGVTTPLAGPVSFNVLHDPAATTTVADREANLAFRAQAQKLTRQISSAVDAASTAKTKMDAIVRVIDQMPQAPRALAERARDINRRLTLSLRALRGDAINSARGEQVPVSIQAHAGNASPDGMLAAPTTTNREQYDIAAADFTAEYARLKPILVTEIPAIEAELERLGAPPTPGRIPALP; encoded by the coding sequence ATGCAACGTTCCCAAGTGATCGTCCGCGTTGTCGCGACTGCCGCCCTCCTTTCCTTTGATGGCGCGACACTCTCGGCCCAGCAGCCGGCGTCACCACCCCGGCGCGGTCAGACGGCACCGGTGGTTGCACCCCGGAAGACCCCCACAGACTCGATGAAACGGCCGGCAGGCGCCGCGCGCCCGGATACCACCCGGCGCGACTCCACACGTGCACCTCGCAGCGACTCGACCCGCGCCGAGGGCAGCGACACCACGCCGGGCCGGGGGATCGCAGGGGCGCTCGCCGCCTTGCTCAAGCCGCGGCTCATTGGCCCGGCGACCACTGGGGGCCGGATCTCGGCGATCTCGGTGCACCCGGAGAATCCCGGGATCATCTACATCGGCGTCGCATCGGGCGGCGTCTTCAAGACCGACAACGGCGGGGCCACCTGGAGCCCGATCTTCGATCGCCAGGCCTCGTACAGCATTGGCGCCGTAGTCGTCGATCCGAAGAATCCCAGCACCGTCTGGGTCGGCACCGGCGAGAATAATTCGCAGCGCAGCGTCGCCTATGGCGACGGCGTCTATCGCTCCGATGATGCCGGCAAGAGCTGGAAGCGGATGGGGCTCGAGAAGTCGGAACACATTGCCAGGATCGTGATCGATCCGCGCAACAGCGACGTGGTCTACGTCGCGGCGCAGGGGCCGCTCTGGGCCGACGGTGGCGAACGCGGCCTCTACAAGACCACCGATGGCGGCAAGACGTGGAGCTCCCTCATCACCGTGAGCGAGCGCACTGGCGTCACCGATGTGGTCATGGATCCGCGGAATCCGGATGTACTGATTGCCGCGACCTGGCAGCGTCGCCGCCACTTCTACACCCTGATCAATGGCGGTCCGGAGAGCGCGCTCTATCGCTCCACTGATGCGGGCAAGAGTTGGAAGAAGCTCACCAGCGGACTGCCGTCGGGAACACTGGGCCGGATCGGCCTTGCCATCTCGCCCAAGGATCCGTCGGTGGTCTACGCCACCGTGGAATCGGCGCCGGGCGATGGCGGGATCTTCCGTTCGAACGACGGCGGAATCACCTGGGAGAAGCGCTCATCGTATACGGCCCAGCCGATGTACTACGCCACACTCTTCGCCGATCCGTTCAACAGTCAGCGGCTCTACTCGATGGACGTGCAGACGCAGGTCTCCGACGATGGCGGTGCGAACTGGCGCACGCTGGGCGAGCGCTCGAAGCACTCCGACAATCACTCGCTCTGGGTCGATCCGCGCTTGCCGGAGCATTACCTCAACGGCAATGACGGCGGGCTCTATCAGACCTGGGACGGTGGCAAGAGCTGGATCTTCTTCGCGAACCTGCCGATCACCCAGATGTACGATGTCGACGTCAGCACCAATGGCCCGTTCTACATGGTGTGTGGAGGCACTCAGGACAACAACTCGCTCTGCGGGCCGGCCGCCAGCCGCAATACCAGCGGCATCCTCAACAGCGACTGGTTTGTCACCAACGGTGGCGATGGTTTCGTCTCGCGCATCGATCCTCAGGATCCCAACACCGTGTACGCCGAGAGCCAGAACGCCGGGATGGTCCGCTTCGACCTGCGCACCGGCGAGGCGATCGGCATCCAGCCATCGGAGGCGCGCGGTGAGGCCCCGAGCCGGTGGAATTGGGACACCCCCATCATCATCTCGCCGCACTCGCACACACGGCTCTATACCGCCTCGCAGCGGCTCTATCGCAGTGATGATCGCGGCAACAGCTGGAAGCCTGTGAGCGCCGATCTCACGCGCGCGCTCGATCGCAACAAGTTGCCGGTGATGGGGAAGGTGTGGGGCCCCGATGCCGTCGCGAAGAACCAGTCCACCGCGTTCTACAGCAACATCAGCCAGATCGCGGAGTCGCAGAAGCAGGAAGGGCTGCTCTACGTCGGTACCGATGACGGCCTCATTCAGGTCTCGGAGGATGGCGGCACCAACTGGCGCAAGGCCGACTCGATTCCCGGCGTGCCGTCCAACGCGTACATCCAGCGCCTGATCACTTCGCGTCACGATGCGAAGACCGTCTTCGTCGCCGTGAACAACCATCAGAACGGCGATTTCAATCCGTATCTGCTCAAGAGCACCGACGCGGGACGCAGCTGGGTCTCCATCGCCGGCGACCTGCCGAAGCGCGGCACGGTCTACACCATGGCCGAAGATCACGTCGATCCGAAGCTGCTCTTCGCGGGGACCGAGTTCGGTGCCTGGATCAGCCGGGACGGCGGCGCGCACTGGAACAAGATTCCCGGACTGCCGACGATTCAGGTGCGCGACATGGTGATCCAGCGCAGCGAAGACGATCTCGTGCTCGGCACCTTCGGGCGCGGGATCTATGTCGTCGATGACTACTCGCGCGTGCGCGATGTCACGACCGAATCGCTCGCGGCCGCGGCGTCACTCTATCCGGTGAAGGATGCGACGTCATTCGTGCGGCGCGGCCCCTTCGGTGGTGGCGGCAAGGGCTCGCAGGGAGAAGGGCTCTACACCGCCAACAACAAGGACTACGGCGTCCAGCTCACCTACTCGCTCAAGGAAACCCTCTGGACCTCGAAGAAAGACAAGCGGCTCGAGGCGCAGCGTGCCGCGGAACGCGCCGGCAAGCCGATCAGCTACCCGTCGGCGGAGGATTTCATTGCCGAAGCTGAAGAGGAGCCGGTGGTACTCGGCGCCTCGATTGCGGATGCATCAGGCAGAGTCTGGCGCGTGCTGACGCTCTCTGGCTCTCGCGGAATGCATCGCGTCACCTGGGACATGCGTGGCGCGCTCGATGCGCCTGGTGATGGCCAGACCAGCGGTGGTGGCGGCGGTGGCGGCGGTGGCGGCGGTGGTGGTGGTGGTGGTGGTGGCGGTGGTGGATTCGGCGGCGGTGCTGGTGGCGCTCCGGTTCCCCCGGGCAAGTACACCGTGACGCTGGTGCGGCGCGAGAAGGGAGTGACCACTCCGCTCGCGGGACCGGTCTCGTTCAACGTGCTCCACGATCCGGCAGCGACCACGACCGTCGCCGATCGCGAGGCCAACCTCGCCTTCCGGGCGCAGGCGCAGAAGCTCACCCGGCAGATTTCGTCGGCGGTCGATGCCGCCAGCACCGCGAAGACCAAGATGGATGCCATCGTGCGCGTGATCGATCAGATGCCACAGGCGCCCCGAGCACTCGCCGAGCGAGCGCGGGACATCAATCGGCGGCTGACCCTCTCCTTGCGCGCGCTGCGTGGCGACGCCATCAACTCGGCCCGGGGCGAGCAGGTGCCGGTCTCGATCCAGGCGCACGCCGGGAATGCCTCGCCCGACGGGATGCTTGCGGCACCCACGACCACCAATCGGGAGCAGTACGACATCGCCGCGGCCGACTTCACCGCCGAGTACGCCAGGCTGAAGCCGATCCTGGTCACGGAAATCCCGGCAATCGAGGCCGAATTGGAACGTCTCGGGGCGCCGCCGACGCCGGGCCGGATTCCGGCCCTCCCCTGA
- a CDS encoding amino acid permease: MTDRLPRVVGPATTVLFVVGWIIGSGIFRLPAEVAARTGSAGVTLLWWALGGVFALAGAFCYAELGTRLPRSGGEFVYLNAGFGPGLAFLFGWCNLVFAGPASIAAVSRTFADYGATLVPMTEWARRAVAASLILVHTLIAIRSTRAGARVMSIATTGKILAIGVVVLAAFLLPVQVAPLPDVSRAVPSATNLALGFTAIIFAYKGFQSIALLGGEVRDPQRSLPLGLLGGTGLVAIAYLLLNGAFLRVLGFEGVRASTAVAADAMHGVLGPNGARFVAVLVLTATFGTVSAQMLGFPRLAFAMAEERLFFARFASLSRWQTPWQAVLLVGVMSAGLVLSGSYASLIRLAVLAIYPLTAVTVYCTVRLRQRQGPPSWSMPLYPLPLLIFVATVAVVSGFSLLGDPQSFAFSMGATLLGIPVYLVWIRFFRGAAPATRD; encoded by the coding sequence GTGACAGATCGCCTGCCGCGTGTTGTCGGCCCCGCCACCACTGTGCTCTTCGTCGTCGGCTGGATCATTGGCAGCGGCATCTTCCGCCTCCCCGCCGAGGTCGCCGCGCGCACCGGCTCTGCGGGCGTGACGCTGCTCTGGTGGGCCCTTGGCGGCGTTTTCGCCCTGGCCGGCGCGTTCTGCTACGCCGAACTGGGGACGCGGTTGCCCCGCTCCGGGGGCGAATTCGTCTACCTCAACGCCGGCTTCGGCCCCGGGCTCGCCTTCCTCTTCGGCTGGTGCAATCTGGTCTTCGCCGGGCCAGCCTCGATCGCGGCCGTCTCACGCACCTTCGCCGACTACGGCGCGACGCTGGTTCCGATGACCGAGTGGGCTCGACGCGCTGTCGCGGCATCGCTCATTCTGGTACATACCCTGATCGCCATTCGCTCGACCCGCGCGGGGGCGCGGGTGATGAGCATCGCCACGACCGGAAAGATTCTCGCGATCGGTGTCGTGGTGCTGGCGGCCTTCCTGCTACCGGTACAGGTTGCGCCCCTGCCCGATGTCTCGCGCGCCGTCCCGTCGGCCACCAATCTCGCCCTCGGATTCACCGCCATCATCTTCGCGTACAAGGGCTTCCAGAGCATCGCCCTGCTCGGCGGCGAAGTGCGCGATCCCCAGCGTTCGCTGCCCCTTGGACTCCTCGGCGGCACCGGTCTGGTCGCCATTGCATACCTCCTGCTCAACGGGGCGTTCCTGCGTGTCCTCGGTTTCGAGGGCGTCCGCGCCTCGACCGCAGTCGCTGCCGACGCCATGCACGGCGTGCTCGGGCCGAACGGCGCCCGGTTCGTCGCCGTGCTGGTGCTCACCGCGACCTTCGGTACCGTGAGTGCGCAGATGCTGGGCTTCCCGCGGCTCGCCTTCGCGATGGCCGAGGAGCGACTCTTCTTCGCCCGGTTTGCGTCGCTCTCACGCTGGCAGACGCCCTGGCAGGCGGTGCTCCTCGTCGGCGTCATGTCGGCCGGCCTGGTGCTTTCGGGGAGCTACGCCTCCCTGATCCGGCTGGCGGTGCTCGCCATCTATCCGCTGACCGCGGTCACCGTCTACTGCACCGTGCGGCTCAGGCAACGGCAAGGGCCACCGAGTTGGAGCATGCCGCTCTATCCGCTGCCGCTGCTGATTTTTGTCGCCACCGTCGCAGTGGTGAGCGGCTTCTCGCTCCTGGGCGATCCCCAATCATTTGCGTTCAGCATGGGCGCGACGCTGCTGGGGATTCCCGTTTATCTCGTCTGGATCCGCTTCTTCCGCGGGGCCGCGCCCGCTACCCGCGACTGA
- the gnd gene encoding decarboxylating 6-phosphogluconate dehydrogenase, giving the protein MEIGMIGLGRMGANMVRRLMRSGHRCVVYDVNAAAVTGLAGEGAVAATSRADLVSKLSAPRAIWLMLPAAIVDTEIDALTPLLAAGDAIIDGGNSHYQDGVRRAAALATRGIDAVDVGTSGGVWGLERGYCLMIGGEAATVARLDPIFASLAPGLAAAPPTSGRTPGSGTADQGYLHCGGAGAGHFVKMVHNGIEYGLMAAYAEGFNILRHADAGLHQKDADAETTPLRQPEMFGYTMNVAEIAELWRRGSVVQSWLLDLTALALHQSPQLEGFAGRVSDSGEGRWTLEAAIEEGVPAPVLSAALFARFSSRGAASFGDQLLSAMRFQFGGHHEKPAGGHG; this is encoded by the coding sequence ATGGAAATCGGCATGATCGGGCTCGGTCGCATGGGGGCGAACATGGTTCGTCGCCTGATGCGCTCGGGTCATCGCTGCGTTGTCTACGACGTCAACGCCGCTGCGGTGACCGGACTCGCGGGGGAAGGGGCGGTGGCTGCGACCTCACGGGCCGACCTGGTGTCGAAGCTCAGCGCGCCGCGCGCGATCTGGCTGATGTTGCCGGCAGCGATCGTCGACACGGAAATCGACGCGCTCACGCCGCTCCTCGCCGCGGGTGACGCCATCATCGACGGTGGTAACTCGCACTATCAGGATGGCGTCCGCCGCGCAGCAGCACTGGCTACCCGCGGCATCGACGCGGTCGACGTCGGGACGTCGGGAGGCGTGTGGGGACTCGAGCGCGGCTACTGTCTGATGATTGGCGGTGAAGCCGCCACGGTTGCGCGCCTCGATCCGATATTCGCCTCGCTCGCGCCCGGCCTCGCCGCGGCCCCACCCACCAGCGGACGCACACCGGGGAGCGGCACCGCGGATCAGGGCTACCTGCATTGTGGCGGCGCTGGCGCGGGTCACTTCGTCAAGATGGTGCACAACGGGATCGAGTACGGGTTGATGGCGGCGTACGCCGAGGGGTTCAACATCCTGCGACACGCCGACGCCGGACTGCACCAGAAGGACGCCGACGCCGAAACGACACCACTGCGCCAGCCGGAGATGTTCGGCTACACGATGAATGTGGCCGAGATTGCCGAATTGTGGCGTCGCGGCAGTGTGGTCCAGTCGTGGCTGCTCGATCTCACAGCGCTCGCGCTCCACCAGAGTCCGCAGCTCGAAGGGTTTGCCGGGCGTGTGTCGGACTCCGGAGAGGGGCGCTGGACCCTCGAAGCCGCGATTGAAGAAGGTGTGCCGGCGCCAGTACTCAGTGCCGCACTCTTTGCGCGGTTTTCCTCGCGCGGCGCCGCCAGCTTCGGCGATCAGTTGCTGTCCGCGATGCGATTCCAGTTCGGCGGCCACCACGAGAAGCCCGCCGGAGGCCACGGATGA
- the zwf gene encoding glucose-6-phosphate dehydrogenase: MSPQSDALVFFGASGDLAYKQIFPALQSMMQHGHLDVPVIGVARSEWSIDDFRARARQSIAEHGGVDEAAFAKLSELMRYVQGEYTDADTYTRLRAEMGERSHPLFYLAIPPSLFDDVASGLAASGCSTTGRLVVEKPFGRDLASALELNTTLHNYFQESDIFRIDHFLGKEPVQNLIYFRFANTFLEPLWHRNYIERVQITMAESFGVKGRGKFYEEAGAIRDVVQNHLLQIVSLLAMEPPVAHGPDAIRDAQVEAFRSIRALTPDDVIRGQFDGYRDEEGVAPESNVETYAAVRLWLDSWRWSGVPFYIRAGKNLPVTVTEVVVELKRPPQIHLGDTGQASPNRFRFRLSPDVSLALEARAKVAGEEMVGEDVELLATRRPGAGPTPYERLLHEAMDGDQTLFARQDMVEEEWRIVNGVLGDCSPLHSYAVGSWGPADATNFIEGGSWHDPIPDTAG, encoded by the coding sequence ATGAGCCCGCAGTCGGACGCCCTGGTCTTTTTCGGGGCCAGTGGCGACCTCGCGTACAAGCAGATCTTCCCCGCCCTGCAATCGATGATGCAGCACGGCCACCTCGACGTGCCGGTGATCGGCGTCGCACGTTCGGAATGGAGTATCGACGATTTTCGCGCGCGCGCCCGGCAAAGTATCGCCGAACACGGCGGCGTCGATGAAGCGGCGTTTGCGAAACTCTCGGAGCTGATGCGCTACGTGCAAGGCGAATACACCGACGCCGACACCTATACCCGGCTGCGCGCGGAAATGGGCGAGCGATCGCACCCGTTGTTCTATCTCGCGATTCCGCCGTCACTCTTTGATGACGTGGCAAGTGGCCTCGCGGCCTCGGGGTGCTCCACCACCGGACGGCTCGTGGTCGAAAAGCCGTTCGGGCGTGATCTCGCTTCGGCCCTCGAGCTCAATACCACGCTGCACAACTACTTCCAGGAATCCGACATCTTCCGGATCGATCACTTTCTCGGCAAGGAGCCGGTCCAGAACCTGATCTACTTCCGCTTTGCGAACACCTTTCTCGAACCACTCTGGCACCGCAACTACATCGAGCGTGTCCAGATCACGATGGCCGAGTCGTTCGGCGTGAAGGGGCGCGGGAAGTTCTATGAAGAAGCCGGCGCCATCCGAGACGTAGTCCAGAATCATCTGCTGCAGATCGTCTCACTGCTCGCGATGGAGCCACCGGTCGCCCACGGACCCGATGCCATCCGCGACGCCCAGGTGGAGGCCTTTCGCTCGATCCGTGCGCTCACACCAGATGATGTCATTCGCGGCCAGTTCGATGGTTATCGCGACGAGGAAGGGGTGGCTCCCGAGTCGAATGTCGAGACCTATGCGGCGGTGCGACTCTGGCTCGATTCGTGGCGGTGGTCTGGCGTTCCCTTCTACATCCGCGCCGGGAAGAACCTCCCGGTGACCGTGACCGAAGTAGTGGTCGAACTCAAGCGGCCACCGCAGATCCACCTGGGAGATACCGGCCAGGCGAGTCCGAACCGCTTCCGCTTCCGTCTGAGTCCGGATGTCTCGCTGGCGCTGGAGGCGCGCGCCAAGGTCGCCGGTGAGGAAATGGTCGGCGAAGATGTCGAGCTGCTGGCAACGCGACGGCCTGGTGCGGGGCCCACCCCGTACGAGCGCCTGCTCCACGAGGCGATGGATGGCGATCAGACGCTCTTCGCGCGGCAGGACATGGTCGAAGAGGAATGGCGTATCGTCAACGGCGTCCTCGGCGACTGCTCGCCGCTTCACTCCTATGCCGTGGGGAGTTGGGGGCCCGCCGATGCCACCAATTTCATTGAAGGCGGAAGCTGGCACGACCCGATCCCGGATACGGCCGGATGA